From a region of the Suncus etruscus isolate mSunEtr1 chromosome 11, mSunEtr1.pri.cur, whole genome shotgun sequence genome:
- the LOC126021824 gene encoding zinc finger protein 566-like isoform X4: protein MVVFEDVAVDFTWEEWQQLDDEQRRLYRDVMLETYSHLVSLGHTAIKPEVIIKLEQRAEPWMVDPPVQSLSDIQPEHDVSKHNQRNQGRLFEQAGITKRKVTTNERSEWTSVHVSKVITNENFSVMMPEKYYVNKSSFLTIDPDEINTIQKLEGHGAFYDLCNITKHPEMQSGEKPHEFQIPSQLLVLSIPQRTHILNRIQKCNEFEKALFESQRLIEQQRIHTGEKYYSCKEWEKNWQSSFFQPERILTGEKPYECKECQKKFSWKASLIHHERIHTGEKPYECKKCKKRFSGKSHLTRHERIHTGEKPYQCKECTKTFSQKSSLSEHERIHTGEKPYQCKECKKTFYVKSHLTRHERVHTGEKPYQCKQCRKSFSDKLHLTRHERIHTGEKPYQCKQCRKSFADKLYLNRHERIHTREKTYPYKECPKMPSLKSYISQHEKIHTGEKHYAYKYRKSFSWESDLSIIKQFTQERDFMDVKNVEK from the exons ATGGTGGTGTTTGAGGACGTGGCTGTGGACTTCACCTGGGAAGAGTGGCAGCAGCTGGATGATGAGCAGAGGAGACTGTACAGGGACGTGATGCTGGAGACGTACAGTCACCTAGTCTCACTGG GACATACAGCCATCAAACCTGAAGTGATTATCAAGTTGGAACAAAGAGCAGAGCCATGGATGGTAGATCCCCCAGTGCAGAGCCTCTCAG ATATTCAACCTGAGCATGACGTGAGTAAACATAACCAGAGAAATCAAGGTAGACTGTTTGAACAAGCTGGAATTACCAAGAGGAAAGTCACAACAAATGAGAGAAGTGAATGGACTTCTGTCCACGTTTCAAAAGTGATAACTAATGAAAATTTTTCTGTCATGATGCCTGAAAAGTATTATGTAAATAAGAGTAGTTTTCTGACTATTGATCCTGATGAGATCAACACTATACAGAAACTTGAAGGCCACGGAGCATTCTATGATCTATGTAATATCACCAAACATCCAGAAATGCAATCTGGTGAAAAACCTCATGAGTTTCAGATACCCAGTCAGCTCTTAGTCCTCAGTATTCCTCAAAGAACACACATTCTAAACAGAATACAGAAATGTAATGAATTTGAAAAAGCTTTATTTGAATCACAAAGGCTCATTGAACAACAaagaatacacacaggagagaaataCTATAGCTgtaaagaatgggaaaaaaactGGCAATCAAGCTTCTTTCAACCTGAGAGAATTctcacaggagagaaaccttatgaaTGTAAAGAATGTCAGAAAAAATTCTCATGGAAAGCATCCCTTATTCATCATGAGAGAATTCACACGGGAGAGAAACCCTATGAATGCAAAAAGTGTAAGAAACGTTTTTCTGGTAAATCACACCTCACTAGACATGAGAGAATTCACACGGGAGAGAAACCCTATCAGTGTAAAGAATGTACGAAAACTTTCTCACAGAAGTCATCCCTCTCTGAACATGAGAGAATTCACACAGGAGAAAAACCCTATCAATGTAAAGAATGTAAGAAAACTTTCTATGTTAAATCCCACCTCACTAGACATGAGAGAGttcacacaggagagaaacccTATCAATGTAAACAATGTAGGAAAAGTTTTTCTGATAAGTTACAC CTCACTAGACATGAGAGAattcacacaggagagaaacccTATCAATGTAAACAATGTAGGAAAAGTTTTGCTGATAAATTATACCTCAACAGACATGAGAGAATTCACACAAGAGAGAAAACCTATCCATATAAAGAATGTCCAAAAATGCCCTCATTGAAATCATACATTAGTCAACATGAGAAAattcacacaggagagaaacACTATGCATATAAATACAGAAAATCATTCTCATGGGAATCAGACCTCAGTATCATTAAGCAGTTCACTCAAGAGAGAGACTTCATGGATGTAaagaatgtagaaaaataa
- the LOC126021824 gene encoding zinc finger protein 883-like isoform X3 — MVVFEDVAVDFTWEEWQQLDDEQRRLYRDVMLETYSHLVSLGHTAIKPEVIIKLEQRAEPWMVDPPVQSLSDIQPEHDVSKHNQRNQGRLFEQAGITKRKVTTNERSEWTSVHVSKVITNENFSVMMPEKYYVNKSSFLTIDPDEINTIQKLEGHGAFYDLCNITKHPEMQSGEKPHEFQIPSQLLVLSIPQRTHILNRIQKCNEFEKALFESQRLIEQQRIHTGEKYYSCKEWEKNWQSSFFQPERILTGEKPYECKECQKKFSWKASLIHHERIHTGEKPYECKKCKKRFSGKSHLTRHERIHTGEKPYQCKECTKTFSQKSSLSEHERIHTGEKPYQCKECKKTFYVKSHLTRHERVHTGEKPYQCKQCRKSFSDKLHLNRHERIHTGEKPYQCKQCRKMFSSKAYVSQHERIHTGEKPYQCKECKKSFSGKSHLTRHERIHTGQKPYECKECKKSFYGKSHLTIHERIHTGKKPYECKICRKAFMCKSVLTKHERIHTGERPYQCKECRKCFADKSYLTRHERIHTREKTYPYKECPKMPSLKSYISQHEKIHTGEKHYAYKYRKSFSWESDLSIIKQFTQERDFMDVKNVEK; from the exons ATGGTGGTGTTTGAGGACGTGGCTGTGGACTTCACCTGGGAAGAGTGGCAGCAGCTGGATGATGAGCAGAGGAGACTGTACAGGGACGTGATGCTGGAGACGTACAGTCACCTAGTCTCACTGG GACATACAGCCATCAAACCTGAAGTGATTATCAAGTTGGAACAAAGAGCAGAGCCATGGATGGTAGATCCCCCAGTGCAGAGCCTCTCAG ATATTCAACCTGAGCATGACGTGAGTAAACATAACCAGAGAAATCAAGGTAGACTGTTTGAACAAGCTGGAATTACCAAGAGGAAAGTCACAACAAATGAGAGAAGTGAATGGACTTCTGTCCACGTTTCAAAAGTGATAACTAATGAAAATTTTTCTGTCATGATGCCTGAAAAGTATTATGTAAATAAGAGTAGTTTTCTGACTATTGATCCTGATGAGATCAACACTATACAGAAACTTGAAGGCCACGGAGCATTCTATGATCTATGTAATATCACCAAACATCCAGAAATGCAATCTGGTGAAAAACCTCATGAGTTTCAGATACCCAGTCAGCTCTTAGTCCTCAGTATTCCTCAAAGAACACACATTCTAAACAGAATACAGAAATGTAATGAATTTGAAAAAGCTTTATTTGAATCACAAAGGCTCATTGAACAACAaagaatacacacaggagagaaataCTATAGCTgtaaagaatgggaaaaaaactGGCAATCAAGCTTCTTTCAACCTGAGAGAATTctcacaggagagaaaccttatgaaTGTAAAGAATGTCAGAAAAAATTCTCATGGAAAGCATCCCTTATTCATCATGAGAGAATTCACACGGGAGAGAAACCCTATGAATGCAAAAAGTGTAAGAAACGTTTTTCTGGTAAATCACACCTCACTAGACATGAGAGAATTCACACGGGAGAGAAACCCTATCAGTGTAAAGAATGTACGAAAACTTTCTCACAGAAGTCATCCCTCTCTGAACATGAGAGAATTCACACAGGAGAAAAACCCTATCAATGTAAAGAATGTAAGAAAACTTTCTATGTTAAATCCCACCTCACTAGACATGAGAGAGttcacacaggagagaaacccTATCAATGTAAACAATGTAGGAAAAGTTTTTCTGATAAGTTACACCTCAACAGACATGAGAGAattcacacaggagagaaacccTATCAATGTAAACAATGTCGAAAAATGTTCTCGTCAAAAGCTTATGTCAGTCAACATGAGAGAattcacacaggagagaaacccTATCAATGTAAAGAATGTAAGAAAAGTTTCTCTGGTAAGTCACACCTCACGAGACATGAGAGGATTCACACTGGGCAGAAACCCTATGAATGCAAAGAATGTAAGAAAAGTTTCTATGGTAAGTCACATCTCACTATACATGAGAGAATTCACACCGGAAAGAAACCCTACGAATGTAAAATATGTAGGAAAGCATTCATGTGTAAGTCAGTACTCACTAAACATGAGAGAATTCACACAGGAGAGAGACCCTATCAATGTAAAGAATGTAGGAAATGTTTTGCTGATAAGTCATACCTTACT AGACATGAGAGAATTCACACAAGAGAGAAAACCTATCCATATAAAGAATGTCCAAAAATGCCCTCATTGAAATCATACATTAGTCAACATGAGAAAattcacacaggagagaaacACTATGCATATAAATACAGAAAATCATTCTCATGGGAATCAGACCTCAGTATCATTAAGCAGTTCACTCAAGAGAGAGACTTCATGGATGTAaagaatgtagaaaaataa
- the LOC126021824 gene encoding zinc finger protein 345-like isoform X1: MVVFEDVAVDFTWEEWQQLDDEQRRLYRDVMLETYSHLVSLGHTAIKPEVIIKLEQRAEPWMVDPPVQSLSDIQPEHDVSKHNQRNQGRLFEQAGITKRKVTTNERSEWTSVHVSKVITNENFSVMMPEKYYVNKSSFLTIDPDEINTIQKLEGHGAFYDLCNITKHPEMQSGEKPHEFQIPSQLLVLSIPQRTHILNRIQKCNEFEKALFESQRLIEQQRIHTGEKYYSCKEWEKNWQSSFFQPERILTGEKPYECKECQKKFSWKASLIHHERIHTGEKPYECKKCKKRFSGKSHLTRHERIHTGEKPYQCKECTKTFSQKSSLSEHERIHTGEKPYQCKECKKTFYVKSHLTRHERVHTGEKPYQCKQCRKSFSDKLHLNRHERIHTGEKPYQCKQCRKMFSSKAYVSQHERIHTGEKPYQCKECKKSFSGKSHLTRHERIHTGQKPYECKECKKSFYGKSHLTIHERIHTGKKPYECKICRKAFMCKSVLTKHERIHTGERPYQCKECRKCFADKSYLTLHERIHTGEKPYQCKECRKSFSGKSYLNQHQKTHTGEKPYECKECRKSFFQKSSLTEHERIHTGEKPYECKDCKKSFTSKSHLTRHERIHTGEKPYQCKQCRKSFADKLYLNRHERIHTREKTYPYKECPKMPSLKSYISQHEKIHTGEKHYAYKYRKSFSWESDLSIIKQFTQERDFMDVKNVEK; this comes from the exons ATGGTGGTGTTTGAGGACGTGGCTGTGGACTTCACCTGGGAAGAGTGGCAGCAGCTGGATGATGAGCAGAGGAGACTGTACAGGGACGTGATGCTGGAGACGTACAGTCACCTAGTCTCACTGG GACATACAGCCATCAAACCTGAAGTGATTATCAAGTTGGAACAAAGAGCAGAGCCATGGATGGTAGATCCCCCAGTGCAGAGCCTCTCAG ATATTCAACCTGAGCATGACGTGAGTAAACATAACCAGAGAAATCAAGGTAGACTGTTTGAACAAGCTGGAATTACCAAGAGGAAAGTCACAACAAATGAGAGAAGTGAATGGACTTCTGTCCACGTTTCAAAAGTGATAACTAATGAAAATTTTTCTGTCATGATGCCTGAAAAGTATTATGTAAATAAGAGTAGTTTTCTGACTATTGATCCTGATGAGATCAACACTATACAGAAACTTGAAGGCCACGGAGCATTCTATGATCTATGTAATATCACCAAACATCCAGAAATGCAATCTGGTGAAAAACCTCATGAGTTTCAGATACCCAGTCAGCTCTTAGTCCTCAGTATTCCTCAAAGAACACACATTCTAAACAGAATACAGAAATGTAATGAATTTGAAAAAGCTTTATTTGAATCACAAAGGCTCATTGAACAACAaagaatacacacaggagagaaataCTATAGCTgtaaagaatgggaaaaaaactGGCAATCAAGCTTCTTTCAACCTGAGAGAATTctcacaggagagaaaccttatgaaTGTAAAGAATGTCAGAAAAAATTCTCATGGAAAGCATCCCTTATTCATCATGAGAGAATTCACACGGGAGAGAAACCCTATGAATGCAAAAAGTGTAAGAAACGTTTTTCTGGTAAATCACACCTCACTAGACATGAGAGAATTCACACGGGAGAGAAACCCTATCAGTGTAAAGAATGTACGAAAACTTTCTCACAGAAGTCATCCCTCTCTGAACATGAGAGAATTCACACAGGAGAAAAACCCTATCAATGTAAAGAATGTAAGAAAACTTTCTATGTTAAATCCCACCTCACTAGACATGAGAGAGttcacacaggagagaaacccTATCAATGTAAACAATGTAGGAAAAGTTTTTCTGATAAGTTACACCTCAACAGACATGAGAGAattcacacaggagagaaacccTATCAATGTAAACAATGTCGAAAAATGTTCTCGTCAAAAGCTTATGTCAGTCAACATGAGAGAattcacacaggagagaaacccTATCAATGTAAAGAATGTAAGAAAAGTTTCTCTGGTAAGTCACACCTCACGAGACATGAGAGGATTCACACTGGGCAGAAACCCTATGAATGCAAAGAATGTAAGAAAAGTTTCTATGGTAAGTCACATCTCACTATACATGAGAGAATTCACACCGGAAAGAAACCCTACGAATGTAAAATATGTAGGAAAGCATTCATGTGTAAGTCAGTACTCACTAAACATGAGAGAATTCACACAGGAGAGAGACCCTATCAATGTAAAGAATGTAGGAAATGTTTTGCTGATAAGTCATACCTTACTCTACATGAGAGAattcacacaggagagaaacccTATCAATGTAAAGAATGTAGGAAAAGTTTCTCTGGTAAGTCATACCTCAATCAACATCAGAAAactcatacaggagagaaaccttatgaaTGTAAAGAATGTAGAAAAAGTTTCTTCCAGAAGTCATCCCTCACTGAACACGagagaattcatacaggagagaaaccctaTGAATGTAAAGATTGTAAGAAAAGTTTCACCAGTAAATCACACCTCACTAGACATGAGAGAattcacacaggagagaaacccTATCAATGTAAACAATGTAGGAAAAGTTTTGCTGATAAATTATACCTCAACAGACATGAGAGAATTCACACAAGAGAGAAAACCTATCCATATAAAGAATGTCCAAAAATGCCCTCATTGAAATCATACATTAGTCAACATGAGAAAattcacacaggagagaaacACTATGCATATAAATACAGAAAATCATTCTCATGGGAATCAGACCTCAGTATCATTAAGCAGTTCACTCAAGAGAGAGACTTCATGGATGTAaagaatgtagaaaaataa
- the LOC126021824 gene encoding zinc finger protein 345-like isoform X2 produces the protein MVVFEDVAVDFTWEEWQQLDDEQRRLYRDVMLETYSHLVSLDIQPEHDVSKHNQRNQGRLFEQAGITKRKVTTNERSEWTSVHVSKVITNENFSVMMPEKYYVNKSSFLTIDPDEINTIQKLEGHGAFYDLCNITKHPEMQSGEKPHEFQIPSQLLVLSIPQRTHILNRIQKCNEFEKALFESQRLIEQQRIHTGEKYYSCKEWEKNWQSSFFQPERILTGEKPYECKECQKKFSWKASLIHHERIHTGEKPYECKKCKKRFSGKSHLTRHERIHTGEKPYQCKECTKTFSQKSSLSEHERIHTGEKPYQCKECKKTFYVKSHLTRHERVHTGEKPYQCKQCRKSFSDKLHLNRHERIHTGEKPYQCKQCRKMFSSKAYVSQHERIHTGEKPYQCKECKKSFSGKSHLTRHERIHTGQKPYECKECKKSFYGKSHLTIHERIHTGKKPYECKICRKAFMCKSVLTKHERIHTGERPYQCKECRKCFADKSYLTLHERIHTGEKPYQCKECRKSFSGKSYLNQHQKTHTGEKPYECKECRKSFFQKSSLTEHERIHTGEKPYECKDCKKSFTSKSHLTRHERIHTGEKPYQCKQCRKSFADKLYLNRHERIHTREKTYPYKECPKMPSLKSYISQHEKIHTGEKHYAYKYRKSFSWESDLSIIKQFTQERDFMDVKNVEK, from the exons ATGGTGGTGTTTGAGGACGTGGCTGTGGACTTCACCTGGGAAGAGTGGCAGCAGCTGGATGATGAGCAGAGGAGACTGTACAGGGACGTGATGCTGGAGACGTACAGTCACCTAGTCTCACTGG ATATTCAACCTGAGCATGACGTGAGTAAACATAACCAGAGAAATCAAGGTAGACTGTTTGAACAAGCTGGAATTACCAAGAGGAAAGTCACAACAAATGAGAGAAGTGAATGGACTTCTGTCCACGTTTCAAAAGTGATAACTAATGAAAATTTTTCTGTCATGATGCCTGAAAAGTATTATGTAAATAAGAGTAGTTTTCTGACTATTGATCCTGATGAGATCAACACTATACAGAAACTTGAAGGCCACGGAGCATTCTATGATCTATGTAATATCACCAAACATCCAGAAATGCAATCTGGTGAAAAACCTCATGAGTTTCAGATACCCAGTCAGCTCTTAGTCCTCAGTATTCCTCAAAGAACACACATTCTAAACAGAATACAGAAATGTAATGAATTTGAAAAAGCTTTATTTGAATCACAAAGGCTCATTGAACAACAaagaatacacacaggagagaaataCTATAGCTgtaaagaatgggaaaaaaactGGCAATCAAGCTTCTTTCAACCTGAGAGAATTctcacaggagagaaaccttatgaaTGTAAAGAATGTCAGAAAAAATTCTCATGGAAAGCATCCCTTATTCATCATGAGAGAATTCACACGGGAGAGAAACCCTATGAATGCAAAAAGTGTAAGAAACGTTTTTCTGGTAAATCACACCTCACTAGACATGAGAGAATTCACACGGGAGAGAAACCCTATCAGTGTAAAGAATGTACGAAAACTTTCTCACAGAAGTCATCCCTCTCTGAACATGAGAGAATTCACACAGGAGAAAAACCCTATCAATGTAAAGAATGTAAGAAAACTTTCTATGTTAAATCCCACCTCACTAGACATGAGAGAGttcacacaggagagaaacccTATCAATGTAAACAATGTAGGAAAAGTTTTTCTGATAAGTTACACCTCAACAGACATGAGAGAattcacacaggagagaaacccTATCAATGTAAACAATGTCGAAAAATGTTCTCGTCAAAAGCTTATGTCAGTCAACATGAGAGAattcacacaggagagaaacccTATCAATGTAAAGAATGTAAGAAAAGTTTCTCTGGTAAGTCACACCTCACGAGACATGAGAGGATTCACACTGGGCAGAAACCCTATGAATGCAAAGAATGTAAGAAAAGTTTCTATGGTAAGTCACATCTCACTATACATGAGAGAATTCACACCGGAAAGAAACCCTACGAATGTAAAATATGTAGGAAAGCATTCATGTGTAAGTCAGTACTCACTAAACATGAGAGAATTCACACAGGAGAGAGACCCTATCAATGTAAAGAATGTAGGAAATGTTTTGCTGATAAGTCATACCTTACTCTACATGAGAGAattcacacaggagagaaacccTATCAATGTAAAGAATGTAGGAAAAGTTTCTCTGGTAAGTCATACCTCAATCAACATCAGAAAactcatacaggagagaaaccttatgaaTGTAAAGAATGTAGAAAAAGTTTCTTCCAGAAGTCATCCCTCACTGAACACGagagaattcatacaggagagaaaccctaTGAATGTAAAGATTGTAAGAAAAGTTTCACCAGTAAATCACACCTCACTAGACATGAGAGAattcacacaggagagaaacccTATCAATGTAAACAATGTAGGAAAAGTTTTGCTGATAAATTATACCTCAACAGACATGAGAGAATTCACACAAGAGAGAAAACCTATCCATATAAAGAATGTCCAAAAATGCCCTCATTGAAATCATACATTAGTCAACATGAGAAAattcacacaggagagaaacACTATGCATATAAATACAGAAAATCATTCTCATGGGAATCAGACCTCAGTATCATTAAGCAGTTCACTCAAGAGAGAGACTTCATGGATGTAaagaatgtagaaaaataa